The following proteins are encoded in a genomic region of Acipenser ruthenus chromosome 4, fAciRut3.2 maternal haplotype, whole genome shotgun sequence:
- the LOC117400047 gene encoding low choriolytic enzyme-like, with translation MGRTLVLAMVAVLLPSLSQGNPLQEKYNVYGESQGPESKDIFTRILEANRGILKKMMQGDIAVSNTRSAMKCEGGECLWPRSDNGLVNVPYSLSDTYSDGDKKVIRDAMKDFVDQTCIRFIERTTEKQYLNIMPDNGCWSYLGRKTMLAQPVSLTAGCMAKGSVQHELFHALGFYHEQSRSDRDKYVTIMWENIDEAYKYAFSKEDTNNLDTTYDYSSIMHYPSFAFTKSGNPTILPILNPKRYIGQRVGMTATDIKKVNRLYQCDICRMDFSEMSGSFASTNHPTSYSKNTHCWYRIRVPDSTVTVTFDEFNLQSSPGCSSNYIRVYNEDTVNAPILLDKTCGNVRPPPVTYNENLFSYSQSGQSILVEYFSDAAVTSTGFKASYKSECGFKRMTSEGNITSPNYPFNYPNNMDCTWTLLAYEDEIIQITFISFDLQTGAQCNRDYLLIRDGDNSTAKKFCGNVSLPVFSSTASQVGVQFHSDREISSTGFKFSYKRVRKI, from the exons GAGAAAGTCAGGGTCCTGAAAGTAAGGATATCTTCACCAGAATCTTAGAAGCCAATAGAG GAATCTTGAAGAAGATGATGCAGGGTGACATTGCTGTATCAAATACCAGGAGTGCTATGAAGTGCGAAGGAGGCGAGTGCTTGTGGCCCAGATCGGATAACGGATTGGTTAATGTGCCTTACAGTCTCTCTGATACATACA GTGATGGTGATAAGAAGGTGATACGTGATGCAATGAAAGACTTTGTTGATCAGACCTGTATCCGGTTTATAGAGCGCACAACAGAAAAGCAGTACCTGAATATAATGCCTGATAATGG GTGTTGGTCCTATTTGGGCAGGAAAACAATGCTAGCGCAGCCAGTGTCCTTGACTGCAGGGTGTATGGCCAAAGGATCTGTTCAGCATGAGCTCTTTCACGCGCTGGGCTTTTATCACGAGCAGTCGAGAAGTGACCGGGACAAGTACGTCACTATCATGTGGGAAAACATTGATGAAG CATATAAATATGCATTTTCCAAAGAAGATACAAATAATCTGGACACTACATATGACTATAGTTCAATCATGCATTACCCAAG CTTTGCTTTCACTAAATCGGGCAACCCAACTATATTACCTATTTTAAATCCTAAACGCTACATTGGACAGAGAGTAGGAATGACCGCCACTGATATCAAAAAAGTCAATCGTCTGTATCAATGTG ATATCTGCCGTATGGACTTCAGTGAAATGTCTGGAAGTTTTGCCTCTACAAACCATCCCACATCTTActcaaaaaacacacactgctggtatcgCATTCGAGTTCCAGACAGCACG GTGACTGTGACCTTCGATGAATTCAATCTCCAGAGCTCTCCAGGCTGCTCCTCAAATTATATCAGAGTGTATAATGAAGACACTGTCAACGCTCCCATCCTATTGGATAAGACCTGTGGCAATGTCCGCCCTCCTCCCGTGACTTACAATGAGAACTTATTCAGCTATTCGCAAAGCGGGCAATCCATACTTGTGGAATACTTCAGTGACGCTGCAGTCACTTCAACTGGCTTCAAAGCTTCTTACAAATCAG AGTGTGGATTCAAAAGGATGACGTCAGAAGGAAATATCACATCACCCAACTACCCATTCAACTACCCAAACAACATGGACTGCACGTGGACCCTCCTCGCTTATGAGGATGAAATA ATCCAGATAACCTTCATATCCTTTGATCTTCAAACTGGAGCCCAGTGTAATCGGGACTATCTTCTGATAAGAGACGGGGACAATTCTACAGCAAAAAAGTTCTGTGGAAACGTGTCTCTCCCAGTCTTCTCCTCTACTGCGTCGCAGGTTGGGGTTCAGTTCCACAGTGACCGTGAAATCTCCTCCACTGGCTTTAAATTCAGCTACAAGAGAG TTCGAAAGATCTGA